A single genomic interval of Centropristis striata isolate RG_2023a ecotype Rhode Island chromosome 8, C.striata_1.0, whole genome shotgun sequence harbors:
- the si:ch1073-228j22.2 gene encoding SPRY domain-containing SOCS box protein 4, protein MGVSLSVWLYSREDDSSPSSSSAFPLLAVSTSSRLAVTLNSSPVAPADSRSHWSSVHRSPHFLLSDCKQEVTRSPVELSSDGVRAEEGVKSGLHVWEVLWSPDHRGSHAVMGVCTRRGPLQASGYNVLIGGDSQSWGWELKTNQLWHAGQSLGLYPGKKRRCHSEAVQDFRTKSSTSLGTKVAQTPLLIPERVLLVLDADAGTLGFVVDGSFLGVAFQGLPRGEELFPAVSSVRGGASIRLRYLNGATRDPPALMALCGLSIRQFLGQQRQNQIGKLPLPPRLQHYLLSSQ, encoded by the exons ATGGGTGTCTCACTGTCAGTTTGGCTGTACAGCAGAGAAGACGACAGCTCTCCCTCTTCTTCGTCAGCTTTCCCGCTACTGGCTGTCTCGACATCCTCTCGCCTCGCTGTCACTCTGAACTCCTCGCCGGTCGCTCCGGCAGACAGTCGCTCACACTGGAGCTCAGTCCACCGCTCTCCTCACTTCCTGCTGTCTGACtgcaaacaggaagtgacacgCTCACCCGTTGAGCTGAGCAGTGATGGTGTGAGGGCAGAGGAGGGGGTGAAGAGTGGGCTTCACGTCTGGGAGGTTCTGTGGAGCCCGGACCACAGAGGGAGTCATGCCGTGATGGGGGTTTGCACGCGGCGAGGCCCTCTGCAGGCATCAGGGTACAACGTGCTGATTGGTGGAGACTCACAGTCCTGGGGCTGGGAGCTCAAGACCAATCAGCTGTGGCACGCTGGACAGAGTCTGGGACTTTACCCCgggaagaagaggaggtgccACTCGGAGGCTGTGCAGGATTTTAGGACAAAGTCTTCCACTTCATTAGGCACAAAGGTTGCACAGACACCTCTCCTCATCCCTGAGCGCGTCCTGTTAGTCCTGGACGCTGATGCAGGGACTCTGGGATTCGTTGTTGATGGAAGTTTCCTCGGCGTAGCTTTCCAAGGCCTCCCTCGTGGAGAGGAGCTGTTCCCAGCAGTGAGCAGCGTGAGAGGAGGAGCCAGCATACGACTACGATACTTGAACGGTGCCACGC GTGATCCTCCAGCTCTGATGGCTTTATGTGGGCTGTCAATTCGGCAGTTTTTAGGGCAACAAAGGCAGAATCAAATAGGCAAACTGCCTCTCCCCCCTCGTCTCCAGCACTACCTTCTTTCTAGTCAATAA